The sequence GAGGACCCCTTCAACCAGAAGACCCATAAATACCTGCTGCTGGGTGAGGGCTGAGcctgggaaagggagggagaggaggggttggCATGGCTGTGGAGCACAGGTGGCACTGGGACAGCCTGGATGAGCTCAGTGTTGAATGGATGGTCACCTGATAATTAACTGATCATCACTTGCCTGGAGGGGTTGTTTCACAGCTTTGCTAAGTGAGCGCCCAGACTCAGGGGAACTCTTCAGAGCTGGCAAAAGTATCTGTGCTTCTAATCTATTTTCTGGTCCAATTAACCAGGCCGTTGGAGAAAGAAGCACCTGACCTTCCGCATCTTGAACCTGCCCTCCACCCTCCCATCCTACACAGCCCGGGCAGCCCTGCTTCAAGCCTTCCAGTACTGGAGCAATGTGGCTCCCTTGACTTTCCGGGAGGTGAAGGCTGGCTGGGCTGATATCCGCCTCTCCTTCCATGGCCGCCAAAGCCCATACTGCTCCAATGCCTTTGATGGGCCTGGTAGGCACCAGCTCTCGACTCTCACTTCACAGACCTCCGTCCCCTTGAGTCAGTGACTCTGGAACCTTAATGTCAGGCCACCCCCATGCTCAACTGCACCCTACACTCTCTAACCACCTTCTGATATTCCCTTGGGGAGCAGCATGTCACCTCCCTGGGGCCTTACCAAGCCTCTTCTTTGAAGCTTATGCCTTCTTCGTTGGTTTAAGTTCCTCTGCTCAAGGCATACCTCAGAGAGGACAGGGCCAGAGATGACAGAGTGGCTGGGAGGTAAAGGGACAGGGTGATGGGCATCCCTGAGAGAACGGAGTGATGACAGCGGAATCTGAACGGAGTGAGAGGTATCCAAGAGACAGTGAATATACACGGCGGAATTTTAAGGGAATGGAGTAACTGGAGTTTATAACAGGCAGGGGATGCTCCACCCTAGGAGACTCTGACCTCCCTCCTGTCTACCTTTGCCTTTGTCCAGGGCGGGTCCTGGCCCATGCCGACATCCCAGAGCTGGGCAGTGTGCACTTTGATGAAGATGAGCTCTGGACTGAGGAGACCTACCGGGGGGTGAACCTGCGCATCATTGCAGCCCACGAACTGGGCCATGCCCTGGGGCTTGGGCACTCCCGATACACCCAGGCCCTCATGGCCCCCGTCTATGCTGGCTACCGGCCTCACTTCAAGCTGCACCCGGATGATGTGGCTGGTATCCAGGCTCTCTACGGTCAGTCCTTTCCCCTAGTGATCATGAAGGTCAGTCTGACCAGTATCTCTTCAGGCATGAAGAGACAGGTCTAATCTTCATGGAGGGAAATggcttggcttctttctcttcctcctgccccagtTACTCGGCCTTCTTCATTTTCAggagctgtttttctttccctttttttttttttttttggcctggccgcgtggtttgtgggatctcagttccccaaccagggattgaacccaggccacgaggtcgctgcagtggaagcccggaatcctaaccactaggccaccagggaactcccaagagcTGTTTTTCTGACACTTCCAGGTCTAATCTTTCTGTCAGAGCTCTCTCCCCTCATACCTGTTCTAGGGGATGAAGAATGAACATTCCAGCAAACCCCCTTCTCCCTTTCTAGTGCCTCTCAAAACTAAAAACATGTCTCCCGCTGATATCAATATGATCTTTCCTCCCACCAAGGAAAGCTCTCTAggtctcccttttcctctctatgGGACCTCTGAGCTGAACTTACAGTAGAAGAGTGGGGAGGCCAGTGCTCTGAGTTCTCTCCCTGAGCAGGATTATGTTACCTTGCAGGCaagaaaagcccagagatagaggatgaggaagaagagaCAGAGCTCCCCACTGTACCCCAAGTGCCTACAGAACCCAGTCCCATGCCAGACCCCTGCAGTGGTGAAGTGGACGCCATGATGCTGGGTAAGACCCTTCTCCTCTAGGCTGTAGGCAGGCAGTGGGACAGCCTGCTGACCTTGAGATGGGAGTGACATGGCACCTCAGCGTGAGCAATGGCAGTTAACCACCAGACAGGGGTTAGTGGCCGTGGAAGGAGGCGTGTGGTATGGGGAGGGAGGATTCAGAACCAAATTAAAGGTGGGCCAGGCTGGAATTTACCTCTGCTGCCACCCTATGAGGGCCACTAAAAACATCTGGAAATACAGCAGGATGGAGAAAACAGTCTTAACTGGAATGTCTATTAGAGAGGGTGTTATACCCGCATGGAAGTACAACTTGGAAGCCACCTGGGGTAGGAGGGGAGGTCCCCAAGGGGGAGCAGCTACCTGcagggcttttgttttgttttgttgggccAGGGCTGATTTGCTGTGAACAATAAAGGAGAGGCCGAACACTGGGTCCTCCTTCTCTGCCCTTAATCTTCTCTTTGAATTAAAGTTGAATGAATTTTTGAGAAATCAGCCTGTGGGAGGACAGCAAATGATTAGTCTGCCTGAGATACCCATAAGTCTTTATTTGACCCCTGTCTTTTTGACTTGTTGACATGCTTATGCTCTCAGGGCCCCGAGGGAAGACCTACGCTTTCAAGGGAAACTACGTGTGGACCGTGACAGATTCAGGGCTGGGTCCCTTGTTCCAAGTGTCTGCCCTTTGGGAGGGGCTCCCAGGAAACCTGGATGCTGCTGTCTACTCTCCTCGGACACAATGGATTCACTTCTTTAAGGGTAAGGGGGACTAGTTTACAGTGTGTTACCTGAGGAGGGCCTATGATCAGAGAACCCataaaaggagggagggatgagaaGTTTCTGAGATGGTGGAATGGAGGAACTGAAAGCTATCACCTGGGGACAGAGGTGACTTGTTCTTTCCTTACATGCCCTCAGGAGACAAGGTGTGGCGCTACGTTAATTTCAAGATGTCTCCTGGCTTCCCTAAGAAGCTGAATAGGGTAGAACCCAACCTGGATGCTGCTCTCTATTGGCCTCTCAACAAAAAGGTGTTCCTCTTTAAGGTATAAAGTTCAAAGCGAGGGCAAATCCCTTCTTAGGAGGGGCGGGCTACCTCACACGGAGAAGCAGACTTGCTCTTGAAGGGAGTTCTTCTGCAGTTGCTGTGGGCTGAGGGTAGACctctgggggggggggtccctaaGCTCTCTTCTCATCCCCCTCTTCTCCCTGTCTTGCCCCACACCTAGGGCTCCGGTTACTGGCAGTGGGACGAGCTGGCCCAAACTGATTTCAGCCGCTACCCCAAACCAACCAAGGGGTTGTTTACAGGAGTGCCAGACCAGCCCTCAGGTGCCATGAGTTGGCGGGATGGCCGCGTCTACTTCTTTAAGGGCAAACAGTACTGGCGCCTCAATCGGCAGCTTCGAGTAGAGAAAGGCTATCCCAGAGATATCGCCCACAACTGGATGCACTGTCGTCCCCAGACCCCAGACACCACCCCATCAGATGGGGACACCACTTCCTCAGCCACAGGAACAACCTTGGATACCACTTCCTTGGCCATAGATATCACTTTGAACACTGACCGCTCAGCCAGAGATACGATCTTGGACATTACCCCCTCAGCCACAGCCTCCACCACCCTTTTATTCCCTGGTAACGTCACCCTCCCAGAGATCTAAGACCTCAATCAAACGTCTGCTGCAGCACGAGCATGAACTATGGACCTCACGCCTCTAAATGTCCCAGCTCCAGCCACCACTCCCCTGTATTCTTTCCCTCCTGGGCAGTGACTCTCTAACTCAGCCCCCAACTCCATCCATTTCTTCCCCATCCTAGATAGCACTTGCAACTGTGTCATCTACTCTCTGGAGGACATTGGTAGAGGAAAGGCAGCCATCAGGCCTTTAGCTGACAGGAGGCCACAACTGGGAAAGCCTGGGTCCTGTTCTTCCTAGATAAAGTGCAAGAAAACAGCATAGCCAGTAAAATGAGCAACGGCTTTGTAATCCTTGAGAATCACATTTACTTGcttatgactttgggcaagttaattaacctcgtTAAGCCTTGgatttcccatctgcaaaataaggTTAATACCAATCCTGCAGGGTTGTTGCattaaatgaaatactatacATGAAGTGCCTGGAGCATTTGTGCTTAATAAAGGTTAACTTCACGTTCATGAGAGAGCAGTGAACAACTCTTCCTCTGGCTGTGCGTGTGCAGCTCCTACGGTAGTCCAGTCTGATAAAGGTACCCTCATCAGATCTTTAAGGGACAGAGGACTTGTCAGTATGGCTAACCCTTTGTTCTGGggtgcaaagaaagaaagagcagcaACAGTAGAGGCTGGACTCCCTGATTCAATGTTCAATGCCATTTTATTCACATGCTCCCgtgttcttcctccctcccatcatAACCTTGCTTCCCCGGGGCAGGGACATACCTTCCTTCATGCTGTCTGGGGAACCAGGGAACAGACTTTGGGCAGGAGAATCAGGGGTAGTGGAGAGTTAGAATGGGTTAGTGGCTGGGACAGTGTTCTGGTTAAGGAGATTAGTGTCACCTATAATGAGAGGCAGAGAAGGCACTTGTCTTCCACACAGCCCTGAAGACCAGGCTCCTTTGGGCAAAAGGGCAAGACTCTGGCATGTGGGCCAATGCTCTCTCCTTGGAGCAAGAAGCCAGCTTTGGGGGAAGGTGGGTGCTGAGCCAGGCACTGCCCTGTGGTCTTCCTCACATtaagaagaagggaaagggaagcacCATGGAGGACAGTACCCCCAACTGAGGTAGGAGAAGGGGGCTTGAGCCTACGGGGTCCAGAGGGAAAGGCTAACCAGGAACCCAACTGCCCCCTAATGAGGGACCTGGGGATTAGGGATCCTTGAGCTCCTCTGCTGCCCTTCTCCCCATCAAAAAGCTATCAAGTGCTTTAGGAGGCTTCCTGATTTTCTATAggtcctacaaaaacaaaaccccttaTTTTACCATTGCGAGGCACACTGAGGCGGGTATATAGAAGGCTATTTGGGTAACGGTCCTCCTTGGTTTGGTTTGGAGGGAATTAGGGAGTCAGTTACTTCAGGGACCAGGGCACCTCTATTATTGGACAGAGGGAGGTACTCATATTtccattcttctcccttccccacaaGATTCCTCTCTATCTGTACCTAAAACATATCCCTACAGGGCTGCTCTGGGTTGGAGCACAGATTCCATCCCCAAGAGGTGGGGAAGTTTTTATTGGATCCTGtgggcccaggccctgcccacctaGTGTTCCCAGGCCCTTGCTAGGGGTGAGGGCATCAGTGGAGGTTTAGGCTCAGGTCCGGGTGGAACCAGAAGGTGTGGTGAGGGGTACAGTGGAACCACAGTCAGAATCCAGGTCCAGGACAGTGTGGGGAGCTGTGGCCTGGGTGCCTGGTCCCAGCTGGCGCTCTCGAAGGCTCTGGAGATAGCTCTGGAGGGGCACAGGGCAGAGAGGGCAGAAGAAAGGGCCTGGGTCAGAGCCCCCCTCCACCCTGAGCATCCCCATGTGCCCTCTCTCCCATGCCCCTGAGCACCCCCTACCCCTCCACTCACTGGAGCCAGACTGTCAGCAGGGCTCCGGGCGCTGGGGTGGAGCGGGCGCCGGTAGCTGCCCTCACAGAGCCCCACCCCAGGGGAGGTCCGGTGCCACTTAGCCTCTTGCTGACGGATCCGAAGGAGTTGGAGATGCCTTCGCTGGTGGCTCAAGACCACTGCTTGGGAGGGGGCAATACAGACTCAGGGAGGCCTCTTTAGACTCTGAAACCCACCCCCAAATACACTCATACTCTAGAGAAACCCATTCAGTCTCCCTGTTACGTCTCTCTCAAATCTCATTCCCCCCCCAGTTATTCTAAAGAAACTTTTCTTTGTAATCCTCCTACCCTTTCCTTCCGGACTTCCCTGacatcttcctttccttccatatCAGTCCCCAATAACTCTTccctgccgcccccgcccccgacaATGACTCTTCTCATTCTTACCCAGAACTTTGGCTCCTCCAACTCTAACTGTCTTCAATGCCCTGCCCCATTCACCTTAGACA comes from Physeter macrocephalus isolate SW-GA unplaced genomic scaffold, ASM283717v5 random_1564, whole genome shotgun sequence and encodes:
- the MMP19 gene encoding matrix metalloproteinase-19 produces the protein MNWQRLSLGFLLPMTVSCWALGPGEKEAAVDYLLQYGYLQKPLEGPDDLRPEDIIEALRAFQEASELPVSGQLDDATRARMRQPRCGLEDPFNQKTHKYLLLGRWRKKHLTFRILNLPSTLPSYTARAALLQAFQYWSNVAPLTFREVKAGWADIRLSFHGRQSPYCSNAFDGPGRVLAHADIPELGSVHFDEDELWTEETYRGVNLRIIAAHELGHALGLGHSRYTQALMAPVYAGYRPHFKLHPDDVAGIQALYGKKSPEIEDEEEETELPTVPQVPTEPSPMPDPCSGEVDAMMLGPRGKTYAFKGNYVWTVTDSGLGPLFQVSALWEGLPGNLDAAVYSPRTQWIHFFKGDKVWRYVNFKMSPGFPKKLNRVEPNLDAALYWPLNKKVFLFKGSGYWQWDELAQTDFSRYPKPTKGLFTGVPDQPSGAMSWRDGRVYFFKGKQYWRLNRQLRVEKGYPRDIAHNWMHCRPQTPDTTPSDGDTTSSATGTTLDTTSLAIDITLNTDRSARDTILDITPSATASTTLLFPGNVTLPEI